Part of the bacterium genome, AGTAGTGATACGAGAGCTGTAGCCGCCGGGCGCACTCCCAGTAGTTGGCCTCATCGCCCAGCAGGTCCGCCTGCAGGAAGAAGCGCAGGTTGACCAGGCGCCAGACCAGCCACAGGGCGACCATGAGCAGCGTCAGCCGCCACGTCGCCCAGGCGCAGGCCGGCGGGGGCTGGGGGTCTCCATGGGGTGACAGGGGCGGGCTGTCGGTCATCGAGGGTGGCAGTCCTTGGGCAGGGATGAGAGGCGGTCGCCTCGCCCTGGAGTATACCATAGGCGGCGGGCCGAACGGCAGGTCGTTGCCCCATCAGCGGCGAACGACGCGACCTCAGGGGGGTACGGAGGCCACATGACCCTGAAGCTGATTTCCTGCAACGTGTTCCAGCGCGAGGTGTGCCACTGCGCGGCGCACTCACCCCATGTCCTGGACATCGAGTTCGTCGAGCTGGGCGAGCACATCCACCCCGAGAAGCTGCGCGAGACGATCCAGGCAGCCATTGACCGCGCGGGCGACAGCGGGCGGCCCTATGACGCCATCCTGCTGCTATTTGGCCTGTGCGGCAACGCCGGCGTCGGCCTGCAGGCCCGCGCCATCCCGCTGGTCATGCCCCGGGCGCACGACTGCTGCACCGTGCTGCTCGGCTCGCGCGAGGTCTTCCGCGAGCACTTCGGCGACGCGCCCAGCACACCGTTCTCCTCCAGCGGCTACATGGAGCGCGGCGAGTACTTCCTGCGCGTCGAGGAGGGCGAGGCGCAGATCCACTACGGCGACGCCTACGCCGAGTACGTGGAGAAATATGGTGAGGAGAACGCGAAGTACATCTGGGAGCAGATGCACCCGGTCGGCCATGGCGACGAGAACCGCGCCGTGTTCATCGAGATCCCGGAGTTCGCCCACCTGGGCTACCTCGAGCGCTTCCGGGAGAAGTGCGCCGAGGTTGGGCGGACCTGCGTCGAGCTGCCCGGCAGCCTGCACCTGATCCAGGCGCTGCTGGCCGGTGACTGGGACGAGGCCGAGTTCCTCATCGTCCCGCCGGACCGCCAGACGGTCGGCGTCTACGACTGGAACGAGATCATCCGGTGTCAGCCGGTGTAGGCGCTGCCGTCGTGTAGGGCGGGGGCTTGTACCCCGCCCATCCGTTCGGGTAGCGCCATATGGGCGGGGTACAAGCCCCCTGAGATCGCGAGCGATCTCTATGCCCTACAGAGGGGTGTCCTCCATGGCCAGTTTCGCCCGCGACTGCCGGTTGCTGCGCCATGTCCCCGTGCCGATGCGCGACGGCGTCGCCCTGGCCACGACCGTCTACCTGCCCGAGGCTGAGGGCGCTTACCCGACCGTGCTCGTACGGACGGCCTACAACCGCGTGCCGATGCAGGGGGTGGAGTACGCCCGGCGGGGGATGGCCTTCGTCGTGCAGGATGTGCGCGGGCGCTATGGCTCGGGCGGGGACTTCTACCCCTTCATCCACGAGGCGCAAGACGGCGAGGACACGCTCAACTGGCTGGTGGCCCAGCCGTGGTGCAACGGCCGGGTGGGCATGTTCGGCGACTCGTACCTGGCGGCCACGCAGTTCTACGCCGCCAACACCGGCCATCCCGCGCTGGTGGCGCTCACCCCCCGCTTCATGGCCGGCGACTGTTTCAAGCGCGCGTACTACTGCGACGGGGCCTTCAGCCTCGGCCTGACCTGGAGCTGGCTCACCTTCGAGTGCTCCGCCCGCACGTCGGAGGCAGCGCTCATGCCTCTGTACGATGTGCGGGGGTTGCTCGAATCGCTGCCACTGCTCGACCTGGACGAGCGCAGCGGCGCGGGCGTCGTACCGTGGTGGCGTGACTACGCGGGTCACACGCGGTATGACGAGCAGTGGGAGCCGCTGAATGTCCGCCAGGACTTCGCGAACGTGCGGGCGCCGACGCTGCTCATTGGTGGCTGGTATGACTACTACGCGGGGGAGACGCTCCGCAACTTCGCGGCCCTGCGCGCGGCCGCGCCGACGCCGGAGCTGCGCGACAGCCACCGGGTGCTCGTCGGTCCGTGGACGCATGGCGTGAGCAGCGTCACGACCCTCGGCGAGTTGGACTTCGGCCCGGCGGCGCTGACGGAGAACGAGGCGACGAGACGCTGGCTGGAAGGGCTGCTGCACGGCAAGTCGCCGGCGGACGTGCAGCCCGCCCCCCTCCGGCTCTTCGTCATGGGCCGAAACGAGTGGCGCGACGAAGGGGAATGGCCGATGGCGCGGACGCGGGTCCAGGACTGGCACCTGCGCGCCGGTGGACGACTGACGCGCGAGGCGCCCGGCGACGAGCCGCCGGATGAGTATGACTATGACCCCGCCGACCCGGCGCCCACGCGCGGCGGCAACCACTCGATCGGGCCGTACAACCCCGGCCTGTACGAGATGGCGCCGCCGGGACCGTACGACCAGCGCGCCGTTGAGGCGCGGGCGGACGTGCTGACCTACACGTCAGAGGTGCTGGAGGAGGACCTGGAGGTCACGGGAACGGTGACGATGACGCTGTTCGCCGCGTCATCGGCGCCGGACACGGACTTCGTGGCGCGACTGTGCGACGTCTACCCCGACGGCCGCTCGATCAACATCACCGAGGGCGTGATCCGCGCGCGCTTCCGCGAGGACCTCTGGGGCGCACCGCGTCTGATGGAACCCGGGACAGTCGTCGAGTTCACGATTGGTCTCGATGCCACGAGCAACGTCTTCCTGGCCGGCCACCGCATCCGTCTCGCCATCACCAGCAGCAACTTCCCGCTGTGGGACCGCAACCTCAACACCGGCGGCGATCAAGTGACGGAGACACTGTGGCAGGTGGCGCACCAGACGGTCTGCCACAACGCCACGCGCCCGTCGCGGGTGAGGCTACCGGTACTCCCCGCGCGCTAGCGGCGTGGCGTCTACCGAATCGAGAACCCCGCCGTCACCACCGCCACAATCTCCTTGTCAAGCGTGCTCGTGTCGTAGGTTCCCTCGGCGCTCTCGGAGGTGGTGTAGGCCGGAATGATGCGCATGACGCCCATCTGGGCATAGCGCACCCCGGCCACGCGGCAGCCGCTATTGCGGGCAACCTGGTCGGCGCGCTGCCGCGCATCCTTGGCCGCCTCGGCCAGCATCTCCACCTTCAGCTCTCCCAGCTTCGTGTACAGGTACTCCGGGGCCAGCGACTCGATCTCCACGCCACCGCCCATCAGGTCGGTCGCGCTGCGAGCGAGCTTGTCCACCAACTCGACCTGCTGGGACTGCACGACGACTTCTTGCGTCAGGCGGTAGCCGGTGACCGGGCGGTAGACCGAGTTCTCATAGTCGGCCTGTCCCTTGGGCAGCGGCGCATAGAAGGTCTGCGTCTCGGTCGGCGACAGCGTTACCTCCTCGGCCTTCAGTCCGTGCTTGAGCAGGTACTCCTGGGTCTTCTGCACCCCGGCGCGGAGCGTCTTGTACGCCTGATCCATCTTGGCGTCACGCGCCGCGATGCGCGCGTGCCACGTGATCAGGTCGGAGCGAATGATCTTGCGGGCCGACCCGGTGATGCGGATGCTGTCATCGCGCGTCTTGATGCGCACGATCCCCTGCGTCACCACCACCGTGCAGGCAACGAGGGCGACCCCCACGACCCCGGCCACAATGATCGGGCTATAGCGTGAGACGTCCATCGGCGTGCCTCCTGTCGGCTGAGTGGGTCTGGTCTACGGCACCACGACCGCTGCCCCACTGCCGTCCCCGTCCAGCGGCTTGGCCACGTCCTCGAACACGTTCTTGCGCAGCACCGTCCCGGTCGCCGTCTTGCCGACGCGGATGCCCGTGCCGGAGTGCTTGATCGTGCAGCCCTCCACCAGCGTGTCCACCGTGTTCCCCTCGACGCGGATGTAGGAGTCGCTGTGCAGCACGTTGCGTCGGAAGACATTGCCGCGCGCTAGCGGGCCGGGGTACTGCTCGTTGCTGTTGCTTGTCGCGATGCCGAAAAAGGCCGGGCCCCAGATGCGCGCCCCGTAGCCGCTGCCCTCGGTCAGCTCGTTGTCGAGGAACTGGCTGGTCCAGGCCGGCTGCCAGCCCCAACCGTGCGGGTTCAGGCCCCAGGTGAAGAAGCCGTCAATGCGCGCGCCCTTGTTGCCGGCCACGATCACGTCGGCCGCCGACCCGTAGAGCTGCATGGCCCCGCCATCGGTGAAGGTGTTGCTGACGAAGAGGTTGCGCCCGCGGTAGGGCACGATGGAGAAGACGGACGTGTCATCGGGCGGCACGATCCACGGGCGGTCCACCTCCCAGCTGCGCCCCGCATTCGCCGTGACGAAGCGGACCTGCCCCGCGCCTGTGCCGTCGAGGATGTAGACGGCCGCCCCGCGGTAGTCCGTGTGCGGCGTAGGCGCATAGTCCTTGAAGACCGGGTCGGCGGCCAGCGTCAGCTTCGTCCCGTCGGCGGTCGCTTTGCCGAAGTAGGCCCCGCCGCCGGCGTCGAAGGTCATGATCTCCCGGTCGCCACCGTAGACATGCTGGACGCTGTTGTGCGCCACGTAGACATCGCGCGAGAAGTTGTTCCAGTAGGTCGTGGAGCTGCAGCATACGCCCTCGATGCGGTTGCGCTCGAAGATCATGCCTAGCAGGTTCTCGCAGCCGAACATGTGGCCGCGCAGCAGGCAGTCGCTGATGACGCCGTAGTACGGACCCTTCCCGGCGGCGAAGCCCCATGGGCCGGTGACGATCACGCGCCCCTCGCCGAAGCCGGCTGTGCGGCAGTAGAGGTCGCAGTCGGTCACGCGGAAGTTGCGGCCCTGCAGGTGGATGGCCGCCAGCGGCTCCTTCGTGGACTTCTTGGTGGTGTGGCGCGAGGCATCGGGCACGGCCCGGATCAGCACACGTCGCAGGCGCAGGCGCTCCGAAGCCGGCGTGTCGCTGATGACGCGGCGGTAGTTGAAGCAGAAGATCGCGAGGTCCTCGACGCCGAAGTCCGTGCCGCTGATCCACGACTCCGGCGGCGTCTCGGTGTTCTTGATGTAGAGCGTGGTGAGGCCCATGCCCGCGCCGCGCAGGACCGTGCCCGGCGGAATCTCCAGCGGCGCGGTGAGGTCATGCGTCCCGCGCGGCAGTTGCACGATACCGCCACCGTTCTGCTGGGCCTGCGCGAGGGCCTCGCGGAGGGCCTGTTCGACGTTCGGCTTCTCCCCCTCCAGCTTGACCGGGAAGACGTCCTGCTTCCAGGCCACCGGTGGGATCACGCTGATCTTGCCGGCCGACTGCCATGCCAGGCGGCCGCCCCGGCCGTTGTGGACGAAGACCTCGTACGCGCCGGGCTTGACGGTCGCCGGGACAGCGGCCCCCACCGCCCAGCACGTGTTCTCACTGATCTTCAGCGCGAGCGCCTTGCCGTCGGCGCCCTGGAGCACAAGCTGCGCGCCGGGCGCCATCCCCAGGCACTTGCCGAAGGCGCGCAGCCAGCCCCCCGGCGTCGCGCGCTGTCCCTCGTCGCCCTGCAGCCACCACGGCTGCGGCGCATTCACCAGCCAGGGTTCCGACACCTCGGCGCCCTGGCGCACGCGCACGGTGTACACCCCGGCCTTCCAGTCCGCCGGCACGGCCGCCTTGACGCACTGCCGGCTTGCCTGCAGGGGCTTGACGGGGGTCCACTTGCTGACCGCGAGGCGGGACGCCGGTGGGGCCTGCGCCGGGGCGTCGTCGAGACGGGCCGCTTCGACGGTGGCCCCGTCGGCGAAGCCATCGCCGAGCAGCATCACCGTCTCGTCCGGGCCGACCGGGTCGGAGGCCCAGAAGATGGCGGGCTTGGCGGACGCGAGGGTGCTCAGGCAGAGGTACAACAGCAGGACTGCGGGTGTGGGGCGCACTGGGTCACTCCTGTCTGGGCGGGGTGGACGCTAGCTCTGCAGGAGGGCGGTCTCCTTCGTCAGCCTCTCTAGCTCCTCCAGCGGGCAGACACCATGCGCCTCGCACGGGGCCGGGCCCAGCCCCGCCAGTCTCTTGCGGAGGTCCTTCAGCGCCTGCTTCCGCGAGGCGCCGGGCTTGATGAGCTTCTGCTTCTCGAGCAGGGCCTCAAAGTCCGCGTCGAACTGCTTCGCCCGTTCGGACACCGTGGGGGCGTGTCGCGTGATGATGGTGTGCTGGAAGCCGCGGCCTTCGGACGGCGTGACCGTCTCGGCGACGAACCAGTCGCCGGCGATCAGCGTGTTCCCCGGGTAGATTTTGTCCGAGACGATGACACGACAGAAGTCCTTGCCGAGGTCAGGGTTCTTGGCCACGAACTGTCTCATGTGCACGACGAACTCGATCAGCACCTTGATGCGCGTGCGTTCACTGCACTTGAACGCCTCGGCCTTCAGAGTCCCCTGGCGCTGGTCGCTGTCCTTGGCGGAGACCGGCGCGGACCCGTGCCGGGCCTCGGGGTGGAGGATGAGGTCGCAGCCCCCCTCGTGCACGTGCTTCTCCGTCCAGACTCGCTCGCGTCGGAAGCGCGCGCGGAGCCAGTCGGACGAACGTCGGCTCAAGCCGTCGCGGCAGCGCCAGATCCTGTCGCTGCTGGGGGCGTTCGGGAGGCTGAGGGTGCCAAACGGCGCCTCGTGCCGGATGCGTACACCCCTGGCGACACCACCCTCCTGCGTCGCGCACCGGGCCCCCTGGCGCTGCTCGGCGCTCTTGTTGTGCCGGAAAATGGCCACAAGGTGCTCGATGAGCATCAGCGTGCGGTCCTCGGGCTCCGGCGCGCACAGGACGGGCAGCGCGGTCTGCGTGCCCTGGTACAGCGCCACGGCGTCCTGGATTTCCGCCATCGTCAGCTTGGCCTGCAGCGCGGACCTCAGCTTCTCGCGCTGGTCGTCGGGCAAGGCCAGAGCGGGGGCTGTCCCACTCCCCGCGGCCGCCGTGTCGGCCGCAGTCTCGCAGCGGGCCACAGGCTCCTCGGAGATGGTCAGCGCCTGCAGCCGATCCGCCATGCCGGGCGGCAGGGCGCCAAAGGACAGGGGCAGCACAGGAGTGCCCAGGGCCATGGCATAGCCGATCTCCTGGTGCACCCACGGGCGCCCGTCCGACCCCGGCGTGAGGATCGGCAGGAACACGTGCGCGAAGGAGATCATGTCCCGCAGCTCATCGGAGAAGGACGCGCCGGGGAGGACCAGGGGGTCCCACATCGGGATGCCCCCAATCTCCCGGAGGTGCTCCTCCACGATCTCGGCAATCACCCGGTCGTCGTGGGAGTAGCTGATGAACACGCGGTAGGGGGCATGTGCTTCGGCCATGTCGGTTCCTCCGGGACGCGCGATGGGGGTATAGGTTCGCCCCAGGGCGAGGTACACCTGCCGGCCGAGGCGAGCCACGAGGAGGCCCGAGGGGCGGCTAGCGCGGCGGCGGGAGGATCAGCGCCTCGCCCACGCCCTCGCCGTCGTAGGCCTTGGCTACATCCTCGAACTGGTTGCCGCGCAGCAGCACGTTGGTCGGGCCCTTGCCGATCAGGACCCCCTGCTCGCTGTGCCGCACAGTGCAGTGCTCGACCACGGCGCCATCCACCGTGCCGCCCAGACGCAGGCGGGCGTTGTTGTGGCAGATGTTGCGGCGGAATACCATGGCCCGGGCCAGCGGCCCGGCATACTTGT contains:
- a CDS encoding DUF1638 domain-containing protein; the encoded protein is MTLKLISCNVFQREVCHCAAHSPHVLDIEFVELGEHIHPEKLRETIQAAIDRAGDSGRPYDAILLLFGLCGNAGVGLQARAIPLVMPRAHDCCTVLLGSREVFREHFGDAPSTPFSSSGYMERGEYFLRVEEGEAQIHYGDAYAEYVEKYGEENAKYIWEQMHPVGHGDENRAVFIEIPEFAHLGYLERFREKCAEVGRTCVELPGSLHLIQALLAGDWDEAEFLIVPPDRQTVGVYDWNEIIRCQPV
- a CDS encoding CocE/NonD family hydrolase, encoding MASFARDCRLLRHVPVPMRDGVALATTVYLPEAEGAYPTVLVRTAYNRVPMQGVEYARRGMAFVVQDVRGRYGSGGDFYPFIHEAQDGEDTLNWLVAQPWCNGRVGMFGDSYLAATQFYAANTGHPALVALTPRFMAGDCFKRAYYCDGAFSLGLTWSWLTFECSARTSEAALMPLYDVRGLLESLPLLDLDERSGAGVVPWWRDYAGHTRYDEQWEPLNVRQDFANVRAPTLLIGGWYDYYAGETLRNFAALRAAAPTPELRDSHRVLVGPWTHGVSSVTTLGELDFGPAALTENEATRRWLEGLLHGKSPADVQPAPLRLFVMGRNEWRDEGEWPMARTRVQDWHLRAGGRLTREAPGDEPPDEYDYDPADPAPTRGGNHSIGPYNPGLYEMAPPGPYDQRAVEARADVLTYTSEVLEEDLEVTGTVTMTLFAASSAPDTDFVARLCDVYPDGRSINITEGVIRARFREDLWGAPRLMEPGTVVEFTIGLDATSNVFLAGHRIRLAITSSNFPLWDRNLNTGGDQVTETLWQVAHQTVCHNATRPSRVRLPVLPAR
- a CDS encoding SIMPL domain-containing protein (The SIMPL domain is named for its presence in mouse protein SIMPL (signalling molecule that associates with mouse pelle-like kinase). Bacterial member BP26, from Brucella, was shown to assemble into a channel-like structure, while YggE from E. coli has been associated with resistance to oxidative stress.), whose amino-acid sequence is MDVSRYSPIIVAGVVGVALVACTVVVTQGIVRIKTRDDSIRITGSARKIIRSDLITWHARIAARDAKMDQAYKTLRAGVQKTQEYLLKHGLKAEEVTLSPTETQTFYAPLPKGQADYENSVYRPVTGYRLTQEVVVQSQQVELVDKLARSATDLMGGGVEIESLAPEYLYTKLGELKVEMLAEAAKDARQRADQVARNSGCRVAGVRYAQMGVMRIIPAYTTSESAEGTYDTSTLDKEIVAVVTAGFSIR
- a CDS encoding TIR domain-containing protein, yielding MAEAHAPYRVFISYSHDDRVIAEIVEEHLREIGGIPMWDPLVLPGASFSDELRDMISFAHVFLPILTPGSDGRPWVHQEIGYAMALGTPVLPLSFGALPPGMADRLQALTISEEPVARCETAADTAAAGSGTAPALALPDDQREKLRSALQAKLTMAEIQDAVALYQGTQTALPVLCAPEPEDRTLMLIEHLVAIFRHNKSAEQRQGARCATQEGGVARGVRIRHEAPFGTLSLPNAPSSDRIWRCRDGLSRRSSDWLRARFRRERVWTEKHVHEGGCDLILHPEARHGSAPVSAKDSDQRQGTLKAEAFKCSERTRIKVLIEFVVHMRQFVAKNPDLGKDFCRVIVSDKIYPGNTLIAGDWFVAETVTPSEGRGFQHTIITRHAPTVSERAKQFDADFEALLEKQKLIKPGASRKQALKDLRKRLAGLGPAPCEAHGVCPLEELERLTKETALLQS